In a genomic window of Venatoribacter cucullus:
- a CDS encoding YeaC family protein, translating to MTLEQLIKALTPEIYQNLRTAIELGRWPDGRKLEAEQRELCMEAVIYYEQLHDLPANMRVGYMEDACKSEGKHDHDDDQDDVQILTLH from the coding sequence ATGACACTTGAACAACTGATTAAAGCCCTGACCCCGGAAATTTATCAGAACCTGCGTACCGCCATTGAGCTGGGGCGCTGGCCGGATGGCCGCAAACTGGAGGCGGAGCAGCGTGAACTTTGTATGGAAGCCGTTATTTATTACGAACAGCTGCATGATTTACCGGCCAATATGCGCGTCGGCTACATGGAAGATGCCTGCAAGTCGGAAGGTAAACACGATCATGACGATGATCAGGACGACGTTCAGATTCTGACGCTGCATTAA